A single genomic interval of Candidatus Binatia bacterium harbors:
- a CDS encoding sulfotransferase has product MSDDILSTQALLTEAMSRADGLSDLGEGPFTEPLERFLDSLREEAGLNDIGLLIAQERILGHTVNRLNYVEDRKRYPQIANQKIVRPVFIIGMPRTGTTVLHDILAQDTSNRAPMTWEVMFPSPPPETALFHTDPRIEACAATFPDIDAMIPGFKAMHPMGALLTQECVTLMGETMCTPLFHCQFRVPTYQDWVDREADWSHVYHFHKQQLQHLQSHHGAERWVLKTGAHLWGLEHLLQTYPDARIVFTHRDPVDSMTSYASLTSLVRSMGSDKVDRMEVAEDWTRRLCRAVEHGLQVREAGEHPDALFYDVQFGDFVKDQFAVVEKIYAAFDLPLPDDAATRMRSFIADNPKGKHGEHQYQPEDFGVNPTSVRDEFGAYIKRFGLRPS; this is encoded by the coding sequence ATGTCGGACGATATCCTCTCCACCCAGGCCTTGCTTACCGAAGCCATGAGTCGCGCCGATGGTCTCTCCGATCTTGGCGAAGGCCCCTTTACCGAACCCCTGGAGAGATTCCTCGACTCTCTCCGCGAGGAAGCCGGACTCAATGACATCGGGCTTCTGATCGCACAGGAACGGATCCTCGGCCATACCGTCAACCGCTTGAACTACGTCGAAGACCGGAAACGATATCCCCAGATCGCCAATCAGAAGATCGTTCGACCGGTTTTCATCATCGGCATGCCCCGGACGGGCACCACGGTTCTGCATGATATTCTGGCGCAGGATACTTCCAATCGGGCGCCGATGACCTGGGAAGTCATGTTCCCCTCTCCTCCGCCCGAAACAGCCCTCTTCCACACCGACCCCCGCATCGAAGCGTGCGCCGCGACCTTCCCCGATATCGACGCCATGATTCCCGGATTCAAGGCGATGCATCCCATGGGGGCCTTGTTGACCCAGGAGTGCGTCACCTTGATGGGTGAGACGATGTGTACGCCCCTGTTCCATTGCCAGTTTCGCGTACCGACATATCAGGACTGGGTCGACAGGGAGGCTGATTGGAGCCACGTCTACCACTTTCACAAACAACAGCTCCAACATCTCCAATCACACCACGGTGCGGAGCGCTGGGTGTTGAAGACCGGCGCACACCTCTGGGGCCTTGAGCACCTTCTGCAAACCTATCCTGATGCACGGATCGTCTTCACACACCGCGACCCCGTCGACTCGATGACATCCTACGCCAGTCTGACCTCTCTGGTGCGCAGCATGGGCAGCGACAAGGTGGACCGGATGGAAGTGGCCGAAGATTGGACCCGCAGGTTATGCAGGGCCGTCGAACACGGACTGCAAGTGCGCGAGGCTGGCGAGCACCCCGACGCCCTCTTCTACGACGTGCAGTTCGGAGATTTCGTGAAAGATCAGTTTGCGGTCGTGGAAAAGATCTATGCCGCGTTCGATCTGCCACTGCCCGACGATGCCGCCACGCGCATGCGGAGCTTCATCGCTGATAACCCGAAGGGCAAACACGGCGAGCACCAATACCAGCCCGAAGACTTCGGCGTGAACCCCACGAGCGTCCGTGACGAATTCGGAGCCTATATCAAACGTTTCGGCCTGCGCCCCTCCTGA
- a CDS encoding DUF1330 domain-containing protein: MNVENRLAPSEEQVKGFLEGDTDTPIFMVNLLKFREKAEYADGRDTDLTGPAAYAIYAEEVQGHLEKVGGRAIFGGQVSRLMLGEVDELWDAVAIAMYPSRKAMLSMIQDPDYQASEQHRSAGLAGQLNIETKSADDFAASLS; this comes from the coding sequence ATGAACGTTGAGAATCGACTGGCCCCTTCGGAAGAGCAGGTCAAGGGATTTCTGGAAGGCGATACCGATACGCCGATCTTTATGGTGAATCTCCTGAAGTTCCGGGAGAAAGCAGAGTATGCCGATGGCCGCGATACGGATTTGACCGGGCCGGCCGCATACGCAATCTACGCCGAAGAAGTCCAGGGGCACCTGGAGAAGGTCGGCGGGCGAGCTATTTTTGGTGGTCAGGTGTCTCGCTTGATGCTCGGCGAAGTGGATGAGCTCTGGGACGCCGTGGCGATCGCGATGTATCCGAGCCGCAAGGCAATGCTCAGCATGATCCAGGACCCTGATTATCAGGCGAGCGAGCAGCACCGAAGCGCCGGATTGGCCGGTCAGCTGAATATCGAAACCAAGTCCGCGGATGATTTTGCTGCGAGTTTAAGCTGA